The DNA region AATCGAAACAGTGATCAACCTTCTAAACGATCATCCGTTTGTGCAGTCAGAGCCAAAACAAGCTCGCCAGATCGCAAAATTCAGGGTGCGGCTACTTGAGCTGTGAGCAGCTGAAGCCGACCTTACAGCCCAATCATCAGGCACTCAAGAGATCGATCTGATCATCTTCGTCCTGATCATTGACCTCCTCCTGAGAAGGCTCAATCTGCGGGTCATCCACGTAGATCGTCTCATTCAGCGACGGCTCAAGCTCAGCCTCAATGTCATCCAGATCATCACGATCAGAGACCGCTTTATCGATGCAGGCTGATGCCATTTCATCGGCAGTTGGCTTCACAAGTTCGATTAGCTGCCCGGGAGCATCCTCGATGAGCAACCCTTGAAGATGCCTGAGACGGTCACCACTGTCATCAAGCAGCTGTTGACTTGCTTCATCTGGCAAAGGGTCTGATCCATCAGACAAAGCATTCAGATGCACCTGCTCAAAACGTTCCTCCAGTGCAAGCACACGCAGCGTGAGTGACTCAGCAATCTCGCTGACGACATGTAATTGACGACTGAGCTGCTGGACCATCAGCGCATTGGATTCAGCTGCAGCCATGGGACACGAGCGGTGGCGGCCCGATCGTATCGATCGTATGAGGGTTGTCCAGGAGTGCCTGGCGAGCGCAAGCTGATCTCGCTCCATACGCCTTCTGGTGACATCCCTAATGATCGACACCGGAGATTCCGAACAGTACGGATACAGTTCCCAAGGCCGGACTTGAGCGATGGATGGATCACAGCAGGCCAACCTCATGTCGTTGATCGAGGAGGTCGGAGATGAAAACGAACAGCTCCATTCGGTCGGGGATCAGATCCTGCGACTCAACCTGAAGCCCGATGACCTGCAGCTCTGGCAGGACACTTTTGCAGCCATGGGAGAGCCTGGAAATGTGCTGCTCGCCTGCGAAAGCGATGGCTGCCCGTTAGAGGCGACCAAACTCACCTGGGTTGTTGGTGCCGCTATCCGCAGCACGGCTGTCAGGTCTGCATCCGATGTTGGAACACTGCTGAAAAATCTGGGAGTGAGTGATCCAATCGCGGATGCTATCCCCTGTCATTGCCCGGGAGTTGGCCAGGAGATTGCATGGGCGTTCTATCTGGAACGCCACGGCTGGCTGACCGCGTGCCCAATTCTTCCCATCACGTCCAAACACAACGCCGTTCATCCGTGAGCTCCGCCTCAGCAGAACAAATCAAAGAACTTGCACGACTTTCGAAGGTGTGTGGACTCAGTGGTGATACCAGCCTTCCGGAAGAACTACGTCATCTGATCCATGAGGCAGATCAGAACAAACGTTTACTGACTGACGAGGAAATTCGCTTGTGCTGTGGCTGGTCAGGCCTTGAAGCCGCTCCACTGACTGCACTTCATAAACAGGCTTCGGAGCTTGTTGACCGAGCGCGCGCGGATCTTTTGAAAGAGCAGCCGCAGCTGGTGCAACCAGGCGGACAGTTGTTTCCGCAGGAACGAGCCGAAGCCTGCTGGCGCGACTGCTTCCATTTTCTGCGGGTCAGCCTTTACGGAACAGCCTTACGCAGGGCCGACGTGACGGACTGCGACGGCATACCATTCCTGGTAAAGCTTTACGCACTGCTTGATGTTCCGGTGCCTGCATTACTTCTGGCACTTGATTGCCTTCGCCTGCATTCTGTGAACTGTTACCGCGAGCTTGGAGCAGGGGCTGATGCTGAAGCACTGGGTGACGCATTGTCTGATCTCTGCAACATTATTGGCAACGAGATGAAGAGACACGACGGGGCGCAGCGGGAGGGCCGCAAAGCAGACATAAACTAATTGGCGTTCACTGAGCATTTTTACGGATGGCGCTTCAGCTGCTCGACTACCCGCTCACAAGCCAGAACAGTCGTGTTGGCGACCAGGGTGGTCTCAAGTCTGAGCTGAATCGCGCAACGTTCCCAAGCCGTGAAGACAGGAACTTCCAGATCGAGCAGGCCTATCGGCAAATCTTTTTTCACGCCATGAAATGCGATCGTGACGTGAACCTTGAATCCCAGTTTCGAGATGGAAGCATCACAACCAGGGACTTCATCCGCGGTTTACTGCTGTCCAGGCGATTTCAGGAAGGCTACGTATCTTGCAGCACCAACTACAGGCTCGTCGACCAGGTCGTCGGACGCGTTCTAGGTCGCGAAGTACATGGGCAAAGTGAGCGAATCAGCTGGTCAATCCTGATTGCAGACAAGGGCTTCAGCAGCTTTGTCGATGCTGTGCTTGACAGCAGCGAATATCTTGATTCGTTTGGTTATGACGATGTTCCCAGCCAGCGCTCGCGCGTCATTCCCGGAGCTTCAACAGGAGTGATGCCGATTTACCAGCAGTTTCCTCGCTATGGAAGCGACTGGAGGGATCAACAATGGGACCTGAAACTACAAGCCAGAATTGAAATTGAAACCATTGTCCCTGCTTATATCAAAACGCCAGAATGGGCCAAGAAAGTATGGCTTGGCTTGGCTGCTATTGGAGCCTTTGAACTCATCAGAGTCCTTCTGATTGTGGCCGGAGAAATGTACAGCACTCGCTAGTTGAAGTGCTCTGAATCCAGCAATCCATTTCAGTGAAAGCTGACCACGCAGAACGCCATCCTGCCGATGGACGCTCGAGGCCTTCCCGTAAAAGAACTCTTCAACCGCTGAAACAGAGTCATTTAGCAACAACAAAATCAACCCAAAAATTAGTGCATCAAGAATCATTAAGCACCCAATCGCTGATTGTTAAGAAAACCAAAGAACCACGAGAAAACATTTTGTTGCAAGCCTCGTGGCTCCGCGGAGTTCATCTGTAAACGCGATTATTGTCTGGGCACAAGTACCCCATTGAGATCAGTAATGGTCGCCATCAAGCCGACACGTGATTTCACGAACCTGAACCGCGTCTCATACGCCACAGGTCATTCCAAGAAAGCAATACAAAACAAGGCGACCAATCTCTACCGTCAGGAGTGTGAGAAAGGCAACTTGATTCCGCGGAAAGGCCTGGCAGCTTCAACAACTGAGGAATTCAAAGAAAACCTTTGTTCGGCCATGGGCGTCGGCATCGGGCCAAGACTCCATAGCGAATGCCCTTTCAGTAGCGTGAATGACGTTTACGCAGCAAACGGAAGCGATGCTTTAGAGACAGCCATCGCAGCAAGCTACAAGCAGGTTTTCGGCAACCTCGGCCCCATGGGCAATCAGCGCTGCACTGAGCTGGAATCGCAACTCAGCAACGGTGAAATCAGCGTTAGAGATTTCGTCGCAGGGCTCGCCAAGTCAGATCTCTACAAAGAGAAGTATTTCCATTGTGTTTCACCGATTCGCGGCATCGAATTGAACTACAAGCATCTGCTTGGAAGGCCCCCGATCAATCAAGCGGAAGTGAGCGCAGCCATCACGCTGATCGCGGAGAGTGGATTTGATGCTTTGGTCTACAAAATTACTCACTCGGGAGAGTATATGGAAGTGTTTGGAACAGACACTGTTCCTTATCCACGCGCCTGGACTTCGGCAGCTGGTGCTTATTGCTCCACATTCACAAACCTCGCCAGAGTGACTCCAGCCAACGCTGCTTCGGATACAACGATCGAGTCTCGCAGCCAACTGGTAATGGAATTCACCAATGCCAGACGGATTTCTCAATCAGGCTCCGGATACGATGTGAGTGGGTTCGTTTACTCGAAGGCAGTCAAAGACCCTTACAGCGGAGCATTCCAGCGGATGTATCAGTCTAAAAATGCAAAAACCTGGGCATAACGAGATAATCCTCGGACATTCAATACATCATCCTAATTAAGCGTTGAATATCAAAGCACTGACTTATAAAGTTAGTGCTTTTTCATGGCTTTATCAATCGATGAAAAGGCACGCAATTCAGCGAGCATCCTGAGTTCTTTTAAGCCTAGAAACCATCAAAATGGTAGACAAGGAACACCAACAAACTGAGCTCAACAACAATCACGCTGTAGAGCTCATTCATTAATATCAGTCTGACAGTCGAGAGGTAACCTCCTCGCAGCCCTATCAAGGAGGATGGAGCTATGACATCTCGGTTTATCGACCTTCGCACCTGGACGGCACCCGAAACTCAAACGCCTGAAGACGCAGAAGGTTCAGCCGTCGATGCTCGTGGTGCCGACTGGAGTCATCGAGATTTGGGTCAACGTGATCTGAGCGGTGCTTTGCTTTGCCGTTGCAACCTGCGTGGCAGTGATTTAAGCCAATGCACACTGGAAGGTGCAGATCTACGTTTAGCGATATACGACTCAAAAACCAAATTTCCAGACGATTTCGATCATCAAAACAGCGGAGCCGTCGGTCCAGGCGCAAAGCTAAATGGTGCATTTCTGAATAACGCTGATTTAAGAGGAGTTGACCTGCGCAAAGCTGTCTTGATGGGCGCCTATCTCAGCGGCACCGATCTCAGCGGGGCGATTCTCGATGGCACTGCAATGGCTGGAGCGGATCTTCGACATGCAAATTTGCGTGGTGCGATGTGCAGAGGTACTCGCTTTGGTACCAGCCAGCTCGATATGGCCGATTTCAGAGGCGCAGACCTGGAAGCTGCGGTACTGGACTGCGTCGAATCAGTTCGGGGTGCTGACTTCAGCCTTTGCCTGGGTCTCGACCAGCAACTGGAGACATTGCTGAATCGTGAAGCCCTTGAACTTGATCAATGGAACCCGATAACACGCAGCTCGACGCGGTCAAGCCTGGAATCCCTCAAAGCTAAAAATGATTCGTTAAACCAAAACTGATGCATGCTTCAGATCCGTTCCAGGAGCACAGAATTGTCATGTCACGCAATGTTTAGACATAATTGATTGAGCTTTATAAAGAAGGCGTTCGCGCACGGCGGTTCTGACGGACGATGGGTCCGCGAATACCGCGAGAACCTTCATGCCCTTCGGTCCTGCCTCGCTTTTGGGGGTCGAGCGCTTCTCGGACGAGAGTGAAGCACCCCTCGAACTGCTCCCTGGCGACGACGATGCCAAGAAGGAGCAGATCATCCGCAAGGTGTATCAGCAGGTGCTTGGCAACGCTTACGTCATGGAAAGCGAGCGCCAAATCGTTGCTGAATCGCAGTTCAAGCTCGGCGAAATCAGCGTTAGAGAACTGGTGCGACGCATTGCCAAGAGCGAGCTCTACAGCACTCGCTTCTTCGATACCTGCGCGCGCTACCGCTACATCGAGCTGGCCTTCCGACACTTGCTTGGACGCGCTCCTGAAGACTTCCAGGAAATGCGCACCCATGCTGAACGTCTGGACAGCATGGGGTATGAAGCAGATATCGACAGTTTTCTGGATTCAGCCGATTACCAAAATGCTTTCGGTGAATGGACTGTCCCCTATCAACGGGGTTGGAAAACCGAATGCTGCACAACTCTCCAGGAGTTCACTTGGAGCTTCCAGTTATTACGTGGAAACAGCAGCAGCAGCCTGAAAGGTGATTTAGCAGGTAAGCGCAGCAAGCTCGGCGGAGCGGCATACCAGAACCTGGCACTTCCCGTGGTTCCGCCATCATCCACCCAATCCACAGGCTGGAGTTTCCGCCCCTCCACCGACATGCAGGATGCACCGACCCGGCTGGGTGCCGGTGCCGGCGAGGAGGGAGTGACCTACCGAGTGGAAGTCACTGGCTACAGCGCCAACAACGTGCGGCGCATCTCTCGTTACACCCGCAGTAATCGCGTCTTCTACGTTCCGTTCGACAAGCTGTCCGAGCAATTCAAGAGGATTCACCGGGAAGGCGGAAAGATCGCAAGCATCACTCCGGTGACCTGATCGCATCTGAACGAGCAATCAACCAAGACCAAACACCCAATTCATTGATCTGAACCATGGCAACCAATCAAATTTCGAACGGATTCGGCGCTGAAACCAAATGGAATAAGCCTGTCAGCTTCCAGAGGAAAGGTCAGACCACTCCGAAGCCTGCACTCACCATTGGCGAATTCCTCAAGCAGTCATGCGATCAGATGGGAATCGGTGTGGGCCCTCGCAGCCATGAGGATTGTCCACACCGCGTTACAGCAGAGTGTTACAGCCCTGACGACCAAGCATCTCTGGATGAAGTGATTGCTGCCAGTTACCGACAGGTGTTCGGCAACGCGCACGTCATGGATTACGAACGCTCCAATGAACTGGAAGCACAATTGCGCAACGGCGAACTCGATGTCAGAAATTTCATCCGAGGACTAGCGAAGTCAAGCTTCTACAAGTCCCGCTTCTTCTCTGCGGTGGCTCCTCAACGTGGTATCGAACTGAACTTCAAGCATCTCTTGGGTCGAGCACCGCATTCTCAGAGTGAGGTGTCTCAAAAAATCAGTTTGCAGGCTGAAAGTGGCCACGATGCGCTGATCGACAGCATCATCGATTCCGCTGAATATCTTGAAGTTTTCGGCAATGACATTGTTCCCTACGCCCGTGCGTGGAGTTCACCGGCGGATCTCGCCACATCGGCATTCCCCATGCTGGCAGCACTGCAAAAGAGCTTTGCTGGAAGTGACAGCGCGCGCGGAGGCAGCAGTGCGCTCACAACCAGCATGGCATCGGGCATTGCTCCTCGTATCAGCAGTCCTTCTGAGACCATTGGAGTTCGTCCTTCCTCTGCATTCTCAAGAGGACAGATCGCCAGCAAAGCTCCTGGAATCACAAGTGGCAGCGACAGCGCGCCGATGCGCGGCGATTCTTACGTGTTCTTTGGTTTAGGGCAAAGAGAACAAGAAACGTACCAGCGCTGCCCTGGCGATAGTGCAGATCAGCTAAGTGCACTGATCAGGGCAACATATAAGCAGGTGATGGGCAACCCTCACCTCATGGAATTCGAAAGGTCAGTGTCGGCAGAAAGCAAATTCATCGATGGCTATCTGAGCACTCGCGAATTTGTGCGGGCGATTGGTCTTTCAGCCGAATATAAGAAGCGTTTCTTCGAGACAAATGCTCCCTATCGATTCATCGAACTGAACTTCAAACATTTCCTCGGACGAGCACCAAAATCCCAGGCAGAAATCAGCGAGCACACACGAATTCTTGCGGAAGGA from Synechococcus sp. UW179A includes:
- a CDS encoding phycobilisome rod-core linker polypeptide — its product is MALQLLDYPLTSQNSRVGDQGGLKSELNRATFPSREDRNFQIEQAYRQIFFHAMKCDRDVNLESQFRDGSITTRDFIRGLLLSRRFQEGYVSCSTNYRLVDQVVGRVLGREVHGQSERISWSILIADKGFSSFVDAVLDSSEYLDSFGYDDVPSQRSRVIPGASTGVMPIYQQFPRYGSDWRDQQWDLKLQARIEIETIVPAYIKTPEWAKKVWLGLAAIGAFELIRVLLIVAGEMYSTR
- a CDS encoding phycobilisome rod-core linker polypeptide, yielding MVAIKPTRDFTNLNRVSYATGHSKKAIQNKATNLYRQECEKGNLIPRKGLAASTTEEFKENLCSAMGVGIGPRLHSECPFSSVNDVYAANGSDALETAIAASYKQVFGNLGPMGNQRCTELESQLSNGEISVRDFVAGLAKSDLYKEKYFHCVSPIRGIELNYKHLLGRPPINQAEVSAAITLIAESGFDALVYKITHSGEYMEVFGTDTVPYPRAWTSAAGAYCSTFTNLARVTPANAASDTTIESRSQLVMEFTNARRISQSGSGYDVSGFVYSKAVKDPYSGAFQRMYQSKNAKTWA
- a CDS encoding pentapeptide repeat-containing protein yields the protein MTSRFIDLRTWTAPETQTPEDAEGSAVDARGADWSHRDLGQRDLSGALLCRCNLRGSDLSQCTLEGADLRLAIYDSKTKFPDDFDHQNSGAVGPGAKLNGAFLNNADLRGVDLRKAVLMGAYLSGTDLSGAILDGTAMAGADLRHANLRGAMCRGTRFGTSQLDMADFRGADLEAAVLDCVESVRGADFSLCLGLDQQLETLLNREALELDQWNPITRSSTRSSLESLKAKNDSLNQN
- a CDS encoding phycobilisome rod-core linker polypeptide, producing the protein MATNQISNGFGAETKWNKPVSFQRKGQTTPKPALTIGEFLKQSCDQMGIGVGPRSHEDCPHRVTAECYSPDDQASLDEVIAASYRQVFGNAHVMDYERSNELEAQLRNGELDVRNFIRGLAKSSFYKSRFFSAVAPQRGIELNFKHLLGRAPHSQSEVSQKISLQAESGHDALIDSIIDSAEYLEVFGNDIVPYARAWSSPADLATSAFPMLAALQKSFAGSDSARGGSSALTTSMASGIAPRISSPSETIGVRPSSAFSRGQIASKAPGITSGSDSAPMRGDSYVFFGLGQREQETYQRCPGDSADQLSALIRATYKQVMGNPHLMEFERSVSAESKFIDGYLSTREFVRAIGLSAEYKKRFFETNAPYRFIELNFKHFLGRAPKSQAEISEHTRILAEGGYDAEICSYVDCEEYQSTFGEDTVPFARILSEDGRSQVAFNRHLKLAEGFAASDTVLTSSSLVTSVATGMVPGGWSSTTTRINRTGTQSGAPDPTKKRFRIVVAAQAARTRQRTAGNTYLVSGKDMSSQMKYIHARGGKIVSITEVM
- a CDS encoding phycobilisome linker polypeptide — its product is MPFGPASLLGVERFSDESEAPLELLPGDDDAKKEQIIRKVYQQVLGNAYVMESERQIVAESQFKLGEISVRELVRRIAKSELYSTRFFDTCARYRYIELAFRHLLGRAPEDFQEMRTHAERLDSMGYEADIDSFLDSADYQNAFGEWTVPYQRGWKTECCTTLQEFTWSFQLLRGNSSSSLKGDLAGKRSKLGGAAYQNLALPVVPPSSTQSTGWSFRPSTDMQDAPTRLGAGAGEEGVTYRVEVTGYSANNVRRISRYTRSNRVFYVPFDKLSEQFKRIHREGGKIASITPVT
- a CDS encoding phycobilisome polypeptide, coding for MSSASAEQIKELARLSKVCGLSGDTSLPEELRHLIHEADQNKRLLTDEEIRLCCGWSGLEAAPLTALHKQASELVDRARADLLKEQPQLVQPGGQLFPQERAEACWRDCFHFLRVSLYGTALRRADVTDCDGIPFLVKLYALLDVPVPALLLALDCLRLHSVNCYRELGAGADAEALGDALSDLCNIIGNEMKRHDGAQREGRKADIN